The genome window CTATCTATCTATAGATCGTTGATTTTCCGCGGTTCTCAGCCCCGAATCTTGTCTTACAGCTCTAAGACCAGAGCCGTTTTCGTAAGTTTCCGGAAGACGAGCGCTGGTTGCTGGCGGCCTAAAGCCTGGTTTCGGTGGCGTTCGCGGCTGCGAGCGGGCGGCCCTGAAGCTGACGTGGTCTGCACCGGGCACGAAGCTGGCCTGGGAGCGCGCGTATTGGCACGCGGCCCAAGAGCCCGACTGCGATCATGTATCAACGCGGTGATACATAACCCCGGCGAGCGTGTCACTCGAGTGACACATTTGCACGAGCCATGTATCTGTCCGCTGTACAAAGCCAATTCGCGTTGATGACACGAACTTCGTATCACTCAGCTGATACAGCCGTTGTGTCGCTCGATTGACACAATCGTTTCGCCGCATGTCTTAGATCGATAGCACGTTCACTATGAAGTTCGTATCGCCTCGCTGACACACGGTCGGCCGAAGCGGTTCGTGGCGGGTCAGGTGTGAGCGACAAAGAAACGAGGAGGAAACATGTCAGAGTACGGCGCCGCGACGGCAGCATTCGAAGATCTGGCCGGGGCCATCCTCAGTGGAACCCGCGCACCCAATTCGCGCCTCCCCACATCGCGCGAGTTGGCGAGAAAATCGGGGATCGCCATTGGTACGGCGAATAAGGCGCTGGGGATGGCGGTGGAGATGGGCCTCGCCATCGATTCAGGACGCGAGCGACACGTGGCTCCTGTTACCGCGGGAACGAGAGAATTGCGCCCTGCGGTCCGCAGTCTCATCGACGATGCACTAAGGAACGCCACCGATCTGGAGACACTCGTCCTCCTCATCCGCGGCCTCTGGGAGCAGAAGAACCTCCGCGCGAACGAATCCTTCGAGGATGACCGCTACGCCGAGCTCGTCCCCGCGGAATTCGTCTTGGGTGGGGCTCCCGAGCCGGAGCACACCGATGAGGTGACCTCGGACGACATGCCTTTCTAGCATGGCACGCGCTCGAGGACTGACTCCAAGCCCGTCGATTGGGTACGCAGCCGCTGGGATCCTCGATTCAATCACCGGTGGGCGCAGCCCTTGCGGGCTGCAGGGGCATGGTGCAAGATAACACCAGTATAGGTCGGCATCGAGGAATCCGGGACGCTTTCGCCGACCACTGACCGGGTCGGGGAGAGAGTCAGGTGGGTCCAAATCATGATTCGGCCGAGGACGCCGTGATTGCGACGTCGTGCACGTGCCGCGCCCGCGTGGAGGCGCGGCCCGGTTATGACTAGATACGTGGACCTCCGTGAGCTACGCGGGCGCTGGGGCACAGCCCCGGACGTGGACGACCTTTCCGAGTTGCTGGCCAGGCTTCTCGCCCAGCACGGGATCCGAACGATCACTGCACTTTGCTCTGTCACGCCCGCGACGGCCAAACGATGGGCAAAGGGGGTCACTGCACCCAACCGAGCGAACATCGCCCGCCTGCTGTTCGTTGAGATGACGAGCCGGATGATCTCCTACCGCGACTCGGAACGCGTCGCTGCCACGTGGTTCACCATGCCGAACCCGTGGCTGCGGGACAATGTGCCCGTCCGCGTCCTCGCTTCGAGCGATCCGGGAAGCTCGGAATGGGACACGGTCGCCCAAGCAGCTGCCCGTTTCACCTTCGGCCAGCCCGCAGATTGTGCGCTCACCGACGACGCGTCTCGTGTACCACGTGTCTCAGCACCGGTTGTGCCGAAGGAGGAGAGACGTGGCTCGGACGCCGGATGACCGTGCAGCGGAGATCGACGCCGGACTGGATTGGGTTTCGATTCACGATGCGGAGCTTCTCGATCGACTGGCCGAAACTTAGCGGGTGAACGCTGCATTCGACTTGGGCCTCGTGGAAGCTTTGCCTTGATCTCGGCATAGTCCTGTGAATCTTACTGGGCTGAAGACGGGATTGAGTGTCGGCCGGCTGCGCGCAGCGTCTTCGTTGAAACGGTCGATTTTCTATGCCCGCACCTGTGGAAGGTCGTGTCGTCGTCTCCCGATCTTGGGTGCAGTTGTTCCATGCAGCGAGGCCCGCCACTTTGCTCGGGTGTCGGCTTGATGCATCGGAGAGCGGGCATTGTTAGTGAAACGGCCTGGAGGCGCTAGGGCTCGAGGTCATCGTCCCGGCGGCGGCGGCCCATTTCCTCGTCCCGGCGTCTGTCAGCCTCTTCCTGATCGATCGAGCCAGGAACCGGGTCGGTGAGCTCCGCATGGGTCCACGTCTCGGCAAAGTCGGACGTGGGAAAAGTGATCCAATCGTATGTGCGCCGGTAGGTGTCCGGCCCGACCTTGACCCAGCTGTCAGGCATGACGCTCGGGTTCGCATGAGTGAAGACGGCACCTATGGGTAGAGCGTTCAGAAACGCTGCTACGTCCATGGCAAGGTCCTTCCATAGTCGATGGTGCTAACAATCACCGTACCGCACAGCGGGCGCGTCGTTGTGGAGTTTCGCGAAAAGATGACGCTACTTCGCGCCAGTTGTCGTTTCCTCGGTTCGGATTCG of Leifsonia shinshuensis contains these proteins:
- a CDS encoding GntR family transcriptional regulator, with the protein product MSEYGAATAAFEDLAGAILSGTRAPNSRLPTSRELARKSGIAIGTANKALGMAVEMGLAIDSGRERHVAPVTAGTRELRPAVRSLIDDALRNATDLETLVLLIRGLWEQKNLRANESFEDDRYAELVPAEFVLGGAPEPEHTDEVTSDDMPF